ACAAAACCGAATCCGCGTGAACGGCCGGTGTCGCGGTCCTCGATGAGATTGGCCGACTGAACCGTACCCGATTCGCCGAACATCGTTTCGAGGTCGTGCGCCGTGGTGTTAAATGAAAGATTTCCTACGTAAAGTTTCGTTGACATAATTGTTTTCCTTTCCCGTTTTCCGGGATCCTATGCGAAGTGTCGATCGAAATGCTTCGTAGAAAATGAAACTGACGAAGGAACGATCTCGGATGCTCAAAAAATCTGAGAGCCAAACTTCTGCTGCCTAATAACCGACCTGCTCTCAAACTGATCCAAAAATCGTTCTTTTTAGCGCGCCACCTTAGACGCGAGAGGAGGAACTAAATAAAGAATGACGGTTAACAGCACAGTATGCAAACCCGAAATGCTGAAATAATTGAATTTCCTGCGACTCGCGGCCGGGCGGTTGAATACCGTCTGCTAACATCTGATAATTTACTTGCTTATGACAGACAGCAACGGTAGCCGCGAATTGATGACCGCCGAAGACATTCACGCTTTTGGCGTGGAGATCGTCCACAACCAGCTCGTCGAGGCCGGCTGGTCGATCGAATCCGCGGACGTTTATGCCGATCCGCTCGAATTCCCTCAGATCACAGCAATGAAAGACGGTGAACTCGGCTTTTTCGTGGTCCGAACAGATATGTACCCGAACCGCGGCCGCATTGAGGGAGAGGACACATTTCGAAAGTTGGTTGCCTACGCGAACAGTCGCGGCGGAAGCTGCTATTTCGCTAGCGTAAGTATTGCTAATTCGGAAGGAAAAACTGAAGAAGAAATGGCAGTGCCCGTCAAAGGCGTCGCATATCACGTCGCCTTTGACGGGCTTGTAAAAATGGAGCTTCCTGAGGGCTCAGCCTGACTTTTTGTCGCCGCTGCCCATGACCAGACGAAGCAGGCCGAGCAAAATGATCGCCCCAAGAATGGACATCACCCAGCCCGCGACATAGGTATCATCGCCCGCACGCCAAAGCGACGACGCGATAAAACCGCCGACGAATGCACCCGCGACGCCAAGTAAAGCCGTCAACAGTATCCCAACAATGCCGCTTGGCAAAGCCTCTTTTCCGGGCATGATAAAGCGGGCGATTATTCCGACTATCAATCCACCGATCAATTGCGAGATCATAATTCGAGTCCTCCGTCAGATATTTCCTTAAGTCTAACACGATATTCAGTTCGATATCGACGGCGATAGTTTGATGTAAAGGAATTCGGCCGTCGTTTCGCGTGCGGTGTTCGCGGCGATGAGGCCGGCGAGGACGGTTTCCGGAAATGCGGCTTCGTACTCACCTGCCTCTCGCCACGGATTCTCTTCGTCCAGACGCCAATACGCAAGCATCAGGTTGCCGCTTCGCACGAGTTTAAGGTCAACGATGTTGGCGTCGGTCTCTATTTCGCCGGGCTGTGCGATGGGCGAGAATTCGCCGTTGCGTCGCACGTCGAATCTGATAGCACCGACGCCGCCGCCGACACCGCCATAGCCTCGCTCAAGACGTATATAATTCTGATCATTTACATATATGATCAGGCCCGCACCCTGATAATTCTCGGTCGGGCGAAAGCGGACACGGGTCTCGATCTCGAAATCGCCCGCGATCGCCTTTATGTATCGAGGTGCGTTCGAATATTTCCCGCGGAGTTCCTTGCCCGATGGAATGCGGACGCGAAGAACGCCTTTTTTCACGTCATGCGGCGTTGGATTGTGAGCCTCGTCGGGGTCGACCCAACGCCAGCCGACGGGCCAATCGTTGGAATATGTTGAAAAGCTGACGTTAGTGTCCTGCGTGATCTTTTCCGGCTCGCTGACAGCCGGCGTTGGCGACATCTCGGGCGTGGGCGACGCAGCAGAATTCTTCAGAGGCACCGGCCGCGAACATGCCGACAAGAGCACCAATGCCACCAGAATTTTCCACACAACGAGCTTAGCTATCATCAGACAGATCTATTAGGCTCAAGCATCGACGGATTCACGACACAAATTCAACGCAAAGCCCGCCAAGCCCGTGGAGTGAGAGAAAAACCGAAACCCAATTCTCCCTGTCTCCCCATCTCCTTGTCTCCTTGTCTCCCGTCTCATACTTTCCTGATCCACTTCCATATCTCCGGCACTGTTGCGCGTTTTCCGTACATCAACATACCCACGCGATATACACGCGACGCGATCCAGACTAGAATTGCGATCGCGAGAATATTGACGCCTACCGATAGAGCTATCTGCCAGAACGGCGGCATCTCGGCGAGTATGCGTACGGGCATTGTCAGCGGAGCGAAGAATGGCGACGTTGAGACCCAGAACGACATCGTCGAATTCGGATCGCGGATGACCGCGAAGCCGAAATATAATCCGGTCAGCATCAATATCATCGGCGGAAACGCGAACTGGCTGCCTTCTTGAACCGTCGTCACCGCCGAACCGATCAGTGCAAAGATCGCTGCGAACGTGAAATAGCCGATCAGAAAATATACAAGGAAATAAACCACCATCATCGGTGTGATGTCGGGGACAGACTGCAGGAACGGTGCAAGGTCCGCCTGACGCGACAGGAATATCGAGAGAGCAAGCAGCGACCCGACCCAGATCCCTAACTGCGTCAGACCGGCGAGCCCGACGCCGACCAGCTTTCCGAGCATCAGCTCGAAAGGCCTCGCAGATGAGAACAATATCTCAGCGATGCGAGTCTCCTTTTCCTCAACGACGGTGCCCATGATGACCTGGCCGTAGATCGCCAGCGAGATGTAGATCATCATGCCGATCACCAGCGACGCGATGAAAAGCATATCGCTGTCCTTTTCCTCGCCCTTGTCGCTGAGGGCTTTTGTCTCAATGGTGACGTTTCGGCTGATGTCGCGAACGGCCGCGGCGTCAATATTCGCGTCGGCCATCCGCTGTGCTCGTACGGCTTCATTGAGAGCGTCCTTCAACACCTCATTGCCTATGAAATCACCGGCCTTTCGCGTACGAAATTCGTATTTCACATCACGCGAGCCAATATCGCCGGGTATGATCAGATACGCGTCGATGTCGCCTGCGGCGGCTTTCGCATTCAACTCGGCACGGATGTCATCCAACGGCTTATCGCCAAACTCCATATCCACAAACGAGAACGACGAGCCCATCTGACGGGCTGTTCGCGACATCTGTTCGCCCTGCCCCGAAGGAACGCCGCGTATCGTCTCGTCCAGGGCCTGTTTCTGCCTTTCCGCCATGCGTTCGGCTGACATGTTGCCTTTCAGACGCGGCAATATCTTGTCAGTCGGATCAACGACGACGAGCCGCGTCGCCTCACCTTTTATCGAAAAAATGAATGCCGGCACGATCGCAAACGCCAGCCCCATCAGCGGAAACAGCAGCGTTCCAAGCAGAAACGTCCATTTCAGAACGATCTTTTTATACTCGTGACAAAGAACCGCGGTAAACTTACGCATTTGCGACACCTCCGCCTACTTGTTCGATAAATATATCGTTCAGACTTGGTTCGACCTTTTCAAATTTCGAGACAGCTGCACCGGCCGAGACGAGTTTTGTCAGAAGTTGCTGCGCGTCGGCGCCTTCGGCTAGTTCAACGTCGATCTGGTCTGCGTGTTCAGTCATGTGTGCAACAAGCGAAGTGTCGTTCAAAACTTCCCTGCCGCCCACGATGCGAAGTGCGACACGGTCGTGGCCGTAGCTTTCTTTTACTTCACGCAGGCTGCCGCCGAGCACTTTTCGCGACTTATTGATCAGGATTATGTCGTGGCACAGCCTTTCTGCCGTTTCCATCAGATGGGTCGAAAAAATGACCGTCTTGTTTGCCTGTTTGAATTCATCAAGCACTTCTATCATGAATTCGACATTTACGGGATCAAGTCCCGAAAAAGGCTCGTCAAGAATAAGAAGATCGGGATCGTGCAGCACGGTGGAGATGAACTGGATCTTTTGCTGCATGCCTTTCGAAAGGTCGGACGTCTTTTTGTCCTTCCATTCCGACAACCTCATTCGGTCGAGCCAGCGGTCGATCCGCCGGTCGGCCTCAGCTCGAGACACGCCTTTCAGTGCCGCGAAATAGCGGAGCTGATCGACAACCTTCATTTTCTTGTAAAGGCCGCGTTCTTCGGGCAGATATCCGATCTTGTCCTGTACCGCGGGCGATATCGGCTCACCGAAAAGCTCGATCGAACCTTCGTCCGGTGCGGTAATGCCGACGATCATACGAATGGTCGTCGTTTTGCCCGCACCGTTCGGCCCGAGAAAACCGAACACGCGTCCGGCGCGCACCTCGAAGCTCAGATCTTCGACCGCCGTAAACTCGTCAAACCTTTTTGTAACGCCCGATACCTCTAACGAAACGCCGTTTCCTTCCATATCTGTCAATACGATAGCACAGGGCAAATGGACCACAGTATCGCACCTTTTAACAAAAACTTAAGGATCGATATTTCGCCTGTAAAGATCACTGAAAGGTCACAATTTTCGCGCAGATCAAGCCATTTGTGCTAAAATTCTGCTCGATCCCCCATTATAAAAGCGGTGCATTTGAGTAATGCTTTAACCCTGGTTCCTTAAAAGAGGCAAGTAATGAGAATAGCAGCAAAATATCTCTACACAGCCGCCATTTTTTTGGCGTTGTTGCTCTCTGCAGATGCTTTTCCATCGCAAAAGGGCACATGGCTTCAGGTCAATTCCAAGAATTTCATGCTTATCGGCAACGCGAGCGAAAAGGATATTCGCAAGGTCGCCACAAAGCTGGAGCAGTTCCGCGAAGGGTTTCGCCTGGCATTCCCATCGGCCACACTGACGTCGCCCGTACCGACGAATGTGATCGTTTTCAAGAGCGATTCGGATTTTCGGCCGTTCAAACCGGTTGACGGTGCCGGCAAGCCTAACGACAGCATAGCCGGCTATTTTCTCGCAACGGACGAAGTGAATTACATCACGCTGTCGGCTTCCGGTACCGAGGCCGACATGTACGGCACCATCTTTCACGAATACGTGCACTTCATTATCAACGCCCAATACGGATCGGGGAATGTCCCTCGCTGGTTCAATGAAGGGATCGCGGAATATTACCAGACGTTCGAGATCAAGGACGATCAGATAATCAAGCTCGGCCTGCCGCAGGCGATACATCTGCGGCTGCTGCAGCAGGCACGGCTAATCCCTCTGAAGGACTTTTTCCGTCTTTCATACAGGAACATCGGCGGAGGCCATTCGCAGAGCATTTTTTATGCACAGTCTTGGGCGACCGTCCATTACATGATCCAGAGCGGAAAATTGGAAGGCCTCAGCAAATTCGTCGGGCTGACCATGGACGGTAAGCCGCAGGAAGAGGTATTCGGTCAAGCCTTTGGAATGACCTACGCGGAGATGGAGAAAGAGCTTCAAAAATATATCGGCAAACGAAGTTTTAACTACCACGAACTGAAACTCCGCGAAAAGCACGCCGTCGATACAGAACTGCGTGTCTCCCAGATCACCGAGGCCGACAGCAACTATTTCCTCGGCGATCTGCTTTACAGAAATCAGCGTTTTGACGCCGCCGAACCGTTTCTGGCAAAGGCGGTTTCGCTGGATAATTCGCACAGCAATGCGTTCTCGTCGCTCGGAATGGTCAAGATGCGGCAGCGAAAATACGAAGACGCCAAACGCAATCTGGACAGAGCCGTTGAACTGAATCCTACGAACCATTTGGCGTTATATCGTTATGCCTATCTGATCAGCCGCGAAGGCCGCGACGAATTCGGAATGGTGAGCTCTTTCCCGGCGGACAAATTTGACCGGATGGCGGGGCTATTGCGAAAAGCGATCTCAGAAAAGCCCGATTTTACCGAGAGCCACGACCTTTTCGGCTTTATCAGCCAGGTTAACAAGCAAAACCTGGACGACGCGCTAAAGTTCATGCAGCAGGCATCGATACTTCAGCCCGGTAACGACCGGTACAAGATGCGTATAGCCGAACTTCAGATGGAGATGAAGAAGTTTGACCAAGCCGAGGCAACGGCTCGAAAACTCGCGGACACGGCGGAAGATGACGAGGTGCGGGCAAGGGCGGAATCGCTTGTGGGCTTTCTGAAGCGCGTCAAAGAGGCCGAGGCCTACAACGCAGAAGTTCGCCGGCAGATCGAAACGATCACAAAAAGCGGTTCGGGCACCGGAAGTGCTGTCGACAGCGGCGCGCCGAGACTGGGAAGGCGCACCGCTGCTCCGGATCTGGAAAAGAAGGCGGAAGATGCCGTGATGCGTGAGATGAACCGCGCACTGCGTCCGCCAGGTGAAGGTGAGATACGCATGATCGGCAGTATCCAAAAGGTCGAGTGCAAAGGCATGAACGTGACCTACACAATTCAAACCGACGAGGGCAATATTCAGCTTACGAGCAAGGGTTTTGACGAACTTATAATGACCGCGTTCACGGAATCCTCGAACGGCATCCAAATGGGCTGCGGTGCTTCAATTGGCAGTGTGAAAAAGGTGATTACCTACAAACCGACGCTCGCCGCGGCCGGTCGTCCAAAAGGCGAGCTGATCGCGATCGATTTCGTCCCCGCGAATTTTAGGTTTGTCGATGAGCAGTCCGCTGTTGTTGATGACTACGAAGAGGAAGAAGAACCCACAGTGATAGTTACAGGCCCGCCTCCTCCGCCAAGGGTGATCTCGTCATTAGGCAGTGCTGAGCCGCAGGACAGCGAGGCAGTGCGGCGAAAAATGATCCTCGATAATATTCGCGAGAGCCTTACAAAACCCGAGGCAGGCGAAAAACGCAGTTTCGGCACGCTCGAAAAAAGCGAATGCACATCTAAAGCATTCTTTATCTATGTAAAAAATAAGGATGGGATAATGAAACTCTCCGTCAAGGACAACTCACCGCAACTCAGAGCGTACACGCCCGAGGTCGAAAACGTGCAGTTCGGATGCGGGATGAAGGCATTAGATATTCCGATGGTCATTGTTTTCAAAGATGCGCCGAACAAAAAGGACAAGACACAAGGAGAATTGCGTGTAATGGAATTCGTGCCTCGCAGTTTTACGCTCGACATCTGAAATCACTGCGCCCAGAACGGGATGTTGACGTAAGCGGTCGAAAAGCTGTCATCCAGCGCAAAGTTTCGTTTGATGATCTTTGCGGGGTCAAAGAACCACGTTCCCAGATCGTCGCCGCGGCGGCGGCGGTCAAACCAGCCCCACGGCGGACGAGCCTTGTCTGCACCGCCTACGCGACCGAGAAATGCAGAACCGCGCCTTCCCAGCCGAACACGGCGGTCGATATTTCGGCCTCCGACAGCCGACATCGTTATCACCACCTCGCCATAATCGAAAAACTCGCCGTACATTAGCTTGCTGTTGCGATGACGCGGGTTCGCCCGCGGCCAAAGAGTATCAGCGATCCTTATCAGTTCATAGCCGACAGGGCCTTCTTTGACATCTTCGGGGTCTTCTGCACGGCCTGTGAACCTGTAGATAACAAAATCTTTTCCGTCGATCTGGTCCGGAGTTCCCAAAAAGGCGTCGATACCGTGGCCCAACGGTTCAACGTAAATGACGGCACTGTTCCCATCAAGCGAAGCGGTTGGAAGACCCTCGATCTTTTTCCCACCGAGCGTATAGGAGACGAACGTATTGTGCTTTAGCGTTTCGAGTAGAATTGGCTGCGACGACGACAGTCCGCTTCCCTTTTCGGCCACCACAAGTACCCCTTCCAGGTCGTTCTCATGTGCAAGCGTCGCCATGTCCAACAATCCGGTCGGATCGCGTCTGCCGACCACGTTCGCCGCGCGACCCAACAGCCCGCTTACGGCCGTTCCGCGTCTTGCGCCGCCTTTGTAGTCGCGCGGGTGAAAAACTGCATAGTGGACAAAATAATGGGTCGTTGTTTCCGAAACAGAATAGTAGATATAAGCACGCAGCTTGAAGTTCGGATCGTCGGTATTCGCCCAGTTGTTATCACCGCGCCAGTCGCCGTCGAAATCAAAATTGGTTATATAGTCGCTGCGCGGACTGCTGCCGAGAGCTTGGTAGAAGACAGGTGCGAATCGTTCAGCGATCGCACGCTCCGACTGTGCAACGGCCGACCTTTCGGCAAAAACAAGGGAAAAAAGAATGAACGCTGCCGCGGCGAAATATTTCGTCATACAGTTCGACTGACATTTTCGAGGGGTAAGATCGTCTGGATTAATAGTATAGCACGGACCTTTCAAAGCCTGACCTGGCGGACCAGGATCACCGCGGGTATCGAACTGAGCGCCGAGAGGGCTTCGTCCGAGACGGGCGAATCGACCTCGATAACGGCGAGAGCTTCCCCACCGCGTTCCTTTCTGCCGAGATAAAAGTGGCTGATATTTACCTCGGCCTGGCCGAGCGAAGTACCGATCTGGCCGATCACGCCGGGAACGTCATGATTTTTTGTTACGAGAAGATGCTGTGTTCCGCCGCCCTCGGCCGGGCCGACCTCGATCGAAAAACTGCCAATCTCTGTAATGCGGCTCTCGCCGCCCGCAAAAACGAGCCCTGCGACGGCCTGTTCGCCATCGTTCGTTCTGACGACCGTGCGGATGTCGGGTGAGCCCGGTTTTGTAGTACTTGAGGTTTGGACAATTACCTCAATGCCGCGTTCTTCGGCGATAAGTGACGCATTTACAGCATTTACACGTGCCGACACGTCGCGGAGCAGTCCCGCCAGAAACGCCCTCGTTATCGGTGCCGTTGTCTTGTCAACGAGTTCGCCGGCGTATTCAAGGCGAATTTCCGCGATCGAAGAATTGGCCGTTATCTGCGCCTGAAAGCGGCCCAGACGCTCGCCGAGTTCCATGAACGGCCGCAGAGCTTCTGCCTCTGCCGGCTCGATCGCGGGAGCGTTCACGGCTCCGCGGAGCACACCGTCGATCAGCAGGTCGCGCATTTGTTCGGCGACGGTCAATGCGACGCCTTGCTGCGCTTCGGCCGTAGATGCACCGAGATGCGGCGTAGTTATGACATTCGATCTTCCTAGCAAAGGCGAGTCAGCCGGCAGCGGCTCGGTCTCAAAAACATCAAGCGCGGCACCG
This sequence is a window from Acidobacteriota bacterium. Protein-coding genes within it:
- a CDS encoding phosphoglycerate dehydrogenase, giving the protein MSNMPKVFIADDVNEDKLAPLVDAGIDVAKETGLAPGELVKRLADADGVIVRSATKLTAEIMDAAPNLRVIGRAGVGVDNIDVAAATARGIVVMNAPDGNTITTAEHAFALIVAMCRNVPQAHAKLQAGTWDKKSFVGVELHGKTLGVIGLGRIGKHVSRIARGFGMNVVAYDPFCSSEAAAELGISMASLDDVFAKADILTIHTPVTDETRGIIGRDALAKMKRGVRIVNAARGGLVDEAALIEALDEGKVAGAALDVFETEPLPADSPLLGRSNVITTPHLGASTAEAQQGVALTVAEQMRDLLIDGVLRGAVNAPAIEPAEAEALRPFMELGERLGRFQAQITANSSIAEIRLEYAGELVDKTTAPITRAFLAGLLRDVSARVNAVNASLIAEERGIEVIVQTSSTTKPGSPDIRTVVRTNDGEQAVAGLVFAGGESRITEIGSFSIEVGPAEGGGTQHLLVTKNHDVPGVIGQIGTSLGQAEVNISHFYLGRKERGGEALAVIEVDSPVSDEALSALSSIPAVILVRQVRL
- a CDS encoding tetratricopeptide repeat protein, which encodes MRIAAKYLYTAAIFLALLLSADAFPSQKGTWLQVNSKNFMLIGNASEKDIRKVATKLEQFREGFRLAFPSATLTSPVPTNVIVFKSDSDFRPFKPVDGAGKPNDSIAGYFLATDEVNYITLSASGTEADMYGTIFHEYVHFIINAQYGSGNVPRWFNEGIAEYYQTFEIKDDQIIKLGLPQAIHLRLLQQARLIPLKDFFRLSYRNIGGGHSQSIFYAQSWATVHYMIQSGKLEGLSKFVGLTMDGKPQEEVFGQAFGMTYAEMEKELQKYIGKRSFNYHELKLREKHAVDTELRVSQITEADSNYFLGDLLYRNQRFDAAEPFLAKAVSLDNSHSNAFSSLGMVKMRQRKYEDAKRNLDRAVELNPTNHLALYRYAYLISREGRDEFGMVSSFPADKFDRMAGLLRKAISEKPDFTESHDLFGFISQVNKQNLDDALKFMQQASILQPGNDRYKMRIAELQMEMKKFDQAEATARKLADTAEDDEVRARAESLVGFLKRVKEAEAYNAEVRRQIETITKSGSGTGSAVDSGAPRLGRRTAAPDLEKKAEDAVMREMNRALRPPGEGEIRMIGSIQKVECKGMNVTYTIQTDEGNIQLTSKGFDELIMTAFTESSNGIQMGCGASIGSVKKVITYKPTLAAAGRPKGELIAIDFVPANFRFVDEQSAVVDDYEEEEEPTVIVTGPPPPPRVISSLGSAEPQDSEAVRRKMILDNIRESLTKPEAGEKRSFGTLEKSECTSKAFFIYVKNKDGIMKLSVKDNSPQLRAYTPEVENVQFGCGMKALDIPMVIVFKDAPNKKDKTQGELRVMEFVPRSFTLDI
- a CDS encoding GlsB/YeaQ/YmgE family stress response membrane protein, coding for MISQLIGGLIVGIIARFIMPGKEALPSGIVGILLTALLGVAGAFVGGFIASSLWRAGDDTYVAGWVMSILGAIILLGLLRLVMGSGDKKSG
- a CDS encoding ABC transporter permease, which codes for MRKFTAVLCHEYKKIVLKWTFLLGTLLFPLMGLAFAIVPAFIFSIKGEATRLVVVDPTDKILPRLKGNMSAERMAERQKQALDETIRGVPSGQGEQMSRTARQMGSSFSFVDMEFGDKPLDDIRAELNAKAAAGDIDAYLIIPGDIGSRDVKYEFRTRKAGDFIGNEVLKDALNEAVRAQRMADANIDAAAVRDISRNVTIETKALSDKGEEKDSDMLFIASLVIGMMIYISLAIYGQVIMGTVVEEKETRIAEILFSSARPFELMLGKLVGVGLAGLTQLGIWVGSLLALSIFLSRQADLAPFLQSVPDITPMMVVYFLVYFLIGYFTFAAIFALIGSAVTTVQEGSQFAFPPMILMLTGLYFGFAVIRDPNSTMSFWVSTSPFFAPLTMPVRILAEMPPFWQIALSVGVNILAIAILVWIASRVYRVGMLMYGKRATVPEIWKWIRKV
- a CDS encoding DUF1349 domain-containing protein; protein product: MIAKLVVWKILVALVLLSACSRPVPLKNSAASPTPEMSPTPAVSEPEKITQDTNVSFSTYSNDWPVGWRWVDPDEAHNPTPHDVKKGVLRVRIPSGKELRGKYSNAPRYIKAIAGDFEIETRVRFRPTENYQGAGLIIYVNDQNYIRLERGYGGVGGGVGAIRFDVRRNGEFSPIAQPGEIETDANIVDLKLVRSGNLMLAYWRLDEENPWREAGEYEAAFPETVLAGLIAANTARETTAEFLYIKLSPSISN
- a CDS encoding ATP-binding cassette domain-containing protein; the encoded protein is MEGNGVSLEVSGVTKRFDEFTAVEDLSFEVRAGRVFGFLGPNGAGKTTTIRMIVGITAPDEGSIELFGEPISPAVQDKIGYLPEERGLYKKMKVVDQLRYFAALKGVSRAEADRRIDRWLDRMRLSEWKDKKTSDLSKGMQQKIQFISTVLHDPDLLILDEPFSGLDPVNVEFMIEVLDEFKQANKTVIFSTHLMETAERLCHDIILINKSRKVLGGSLREVKESYGHDRVALRIVGGREVLNDTSLVAHMTEHADQIDVELAEGADAQQLLTKLVSAGAAVSKFEKVEPSLNDIFIEQVGGGVANA